DNA sequence from the Streptomyces sp. NBC_01497 genome:
TGCACGGGGTCGTCGCCGAGGTTCCACAGCAGCCGCAGGTGGCGTTCCCACAGCACGACGTCGTCGGGGCGCGGGGACCAGGCGCCGGGGTGGAAGGGGTGGATGGCCTCGTTCCACGACAGGACCTCGTCGAAGCGGTCCCTCAGGCGCTCGAAGCCGGACATCTCGTCGAGCCCGGGCGTGGCCTCGGGGTTGGCCGCGTTGTTGGACACGAGCAGGATGGTGCGGCGGGCCGGTTCGAAGCATTCGGCGTCCAGGGCGGCCGCCAGCGTGGCGGCGCCGTAGAGGGTGGACGCGAGGAAGATGCGGGTGGTCATGCGGCTGCCTCCGCGGGAGCCTGGCGGCGGCGCAGCTTGACGAGCTGGCTCGCACGCCGGTGGTCGAGAGAGGTCAGGGTGTCGTCCAGTACGTCCTGCGGCATTCTGCGCAGGGCGGCGGCGCTCATCGTCTTCAGCTGCCGGGCGACGCCGGGCTCGAACCGTTCGATCTGGCCCAGGTGGTGGGTGATGATCGCGCAGTAGGTGCGGACGGCCTTCGGCATCAGCCGGTCCGCCTCCGCGTCCGTCGACGTCTCGCGCAGCAACTGGTCGAAGGCGGCGATGAAGTCGAGCTGGCGGGTGTCGCCGATCTGGGTGAGCGAGGACTCGACCCCGCGCCGGTAGTAGTAGCCGAGGTGGTTGACCGCGGCGCAGGACTCGGCCTCCCGGTGCAGCTTCCAGATCCAGGGCCGGTCCTCGGCGGTGTGCAGACCCTCGGGGAAGGCCATCAGGCCCGCGTCGTAGAGCCGCCGGTGGAACAGTCCGGCCCACGAGTACGGGTAGTCGACGGACGTGGAGCGGGTGTCGGGCAGGATCAGGTCGCGGGGACGCAGGACGGTGCCGCGCGGGCCGATCGGCGCGCGGTAGACGGTGCGCGCGCGGGCCGTGCAGCGGACCTGGTCGGTGCGGATGAAGTCCACACCCAGTCTCTCGATCTCGCCGACGAGCGCCGGCAGGTAGCCGCGCGCCAGCCAGTCGTCACCGTCGAGAAATGTCAGGTACTCCCCGCTCGCGGCGTTCAGGCCCGTGTTGCGCGCGGTGCCGATACTGCTGTTCTTCTCGTGTCTGATCTGGCGTACCTCGCAGCGGAATTCCCGTGCGAAATCTGCCACCGCTTCGGACGAGCCGTCGGTGGAGCAGTCGTCCACGAAAACGACCTCGTCGTTCTCGCTGACGTTCGCACGCAGGCTTCGCAGTGCTTCGGTGATGAAAGGCCGCACATTGAAGTACGGCACGATGACGGAGAGCTTGACCACTCCGGGGACGCTAGGGGCTGTCCCGGCTCGGTTACCCAAGATCCGGCGTACGGCAGGTGAACGGCGCATGTCGGAATCCTTAATCACCCCTCGAAGTGGCCGCTTTCCCCATTCGTAGACGTTCTGTTAACCCTTTATTGCCATGGAGTTGGGCCGCCGCCCGACATGGCTTTCTAACGTCCAGGACGTGCCATCACGTACCAGCCACGCGGTCAGGGTCGCCGTACTCGCCGATTCCGACACCCGGTGGAAGTGGGGCGCGCTCACCGCGCGCCGCATCGTCCCCGGGGGCCGCACCGTCGAGCTCAGCGGCTTCCTCCTGCGCGGCCGCGCCACGCCCACCGCCCGCCAACTGGCCGAGGTGGGGGCGGAGGCGAGCGATGTCCGGGAGATCACCGGGAACGCCTTCCTCTCCTTCCTCGCCGAGGAGCAGGACGAGCGGGGCGGGTACGACCTGATCGTCCTCGCCCTCGTCGGCGGCGGGGTGCAGGCGATGCTGCACGGCATCGCCGCGCTGGACCTCGCCCGGCGGCCCGTCGTCGTCACCGGCTACGTCGGGGTCGTCTACGAGAAGCTCGCCGACGGGCTCCTGCTGCGGCACGGTGCCGATGTCGTCCTCGCCAACTCCCGGCACGACGCGCACCGCTTCCGTGACGTGTACGAGGGCGTCGGCGCCGACGCGTCGTGCGTGACCGAGGCGGCCCTGCCGTTCCTCGGCGGCGCCCGCTACGAGCCGGTGGAGGGCCGCGACACGGTCGTCTTCGCGGCGCAGCCGTCCGTACCGGTGACGCGCGAGGACCGCGCGTACGTCCTGCGGCGGCTGATCGAGCACGCCCGGCTGCACCCGCGCCGCGAGGTGCTGCTGAAGCTGCGCAGCAAGGTCGGCGAACAGACCACCCACGTCGAGGAGTTCCCCTACCAGCGGCTCGCGGAGAAGGTGCCCGGCGGGCTGCCGTCCAACTTCCGCCTCGTGTACGGGAACATGGGCGACGTCCTGGACGGCACGGACCTCCTCGTGACGGTCTCCTCGACGGCCGCGCTCGAAGCGCTGCACCGGCGCATCCCCACCGCGATCCTCACCGACCTCGGGATCCGCGAGCCCCTCGGCAACCACCACTTCGTCGGCTCCGGCTGCCTCGCCTCCTTCGACCACCTGGACAGCGGGCAGAAGCCGCGCGCCGACGCGGTCTGGGCGGACCGGCAGGGCGTCGCCGCGGACGGCTCGTACGCGGCGGCCTTCGACCAGGCCCGCGCCCGGGTGGCGACACTGCTCGACGATCCCGCACTCCCGCCCATCGCCCCCTACTACACCCGCACCACGGCCCCCGGCTACCTGCCGCAGCTGCTCGCCAGACACCGCCTCGACCCGGACGGCCGGCCGCTCGCGCCGGGTGCCGCGCCGGCCGGCTCGTCCGGCATGCGCCGGGCCGTGCGCCAGGCCGTACGCGGCGCCGCGCGCGGCGCGTACCGCCACGGCGTGCAGCGCGTCGCGCCCGTCATCCGCCGGATGGGCGAGCTGTGAAGGAAGCCGGCCGTACCCCACGAACCCACGGAGCAGACATGACCGTCCTCGCCGTGATCCCCGCACGCGGGGGATCGAAGGGCGTGCCCGCGAAGAACCTCGCCCAGGTCGGCGGCGTACCCCTGGTGGTGCGGGCCGTACGGGCCTGCCGGGCGTCGCGCAAGGTCACCGACGTGGTCGTCTCCACCGACGACCCGGCGATCGCCGACGCGGCACGCGCGGCGGGCGCCGAGATCGTGCTGCGGCCCGCCGCGATCGCCGGGGACACGGCGACCAGCGAGGCGGCCGTGCTGCACGCGATGGACGCCTTCGAGGCGATGCGCGCCGTCACGGTCGACGTGGTGCTGCTGGTGCAGTGCACCAGCCCCTTCATCACCGCCGAGGACATGGACGGGGTGGCGGGCGCCATCACGGACGAAGGCGCCGACACGGCCCTGACGGTCGCGCCGACCCACGGTTTCATCTGGCGCGAGGGCGGCGCGACGAGCGCCGAGGTGGACGGCTACGGCGTCAACCACGACAAGTCCAACCGGCCGCGCCGCCAGGACCGCCCCCAGGAGTACCTGGAGACGGGCGCCGCGTACGCCATGCGCGCCGACGGCTTCCGCGAGGTGGGCCACCGCTTCTTCGGCCGTACGAAGCTGGTGGAGACCGACGCGGCGCGCGTCCTGGAGATCGACGACCCGCACGACCTGGCCCGCTCCCGCGCGCTCGCGCCGCTGCTCGACCCGGCGGTGCTGCCGGGACTCCAGGACGTGGACGCGGTCGTCCTCGACTTCGACGGCACGCAGACCGACGACAAGGTCTACGTCGACTCGGAGGGCCGCGAGATGGTCGCCGTGCACCGCGGCGACGGTCTCGGTGTG
Encoded proteins:
- a CDS encoding glycosyltransferase family 2 protein → MVKLSVIVPYFNVRPFITEALRSLRANVSENDEVVFVDDCSTDGSSEAVADFAREFRCEVRQIRHEKNSSIGTARNTGLNAASGEYLTFLDGDDWLARGYLPALVGEIERLGVDFIRTDQVRCTARARTVYRAPIGPRGTVLRPRDLILPDTRSTSVDYPYSWAGLFHRRLYDAGLMAFPEGLHTAEDRPWIWKLHREAESCAAVNHLGYYYRRGVESSLTQIGDTRQLDFIAAFDQLLRETSTDAEADRLMPKAVRTYCAIITHHLGQIERFEPGVARQLKTMSAAALRRMPQDVLDDTLTSLDHRRASQLVKLRRRQAPAEAAA
- a CDS encoding DUF6716 putative glycosyltransferase, whose amino-acid sequence is MPSRTSHAVRVAVLADSDTRWKWGALTARRIVPGGRTVELSGFLLRGRATPTARQLAEVGAEASDVREITGNAFLSFLAEEQDERGGYDLIVLALVGGGVQAMLHGIAALDLARRPVVVTGYVGVVYEKLADGLLLRHGADVVLANSRHDAHRFRDVYEGVGADASCVTEAALPFLGGARYEPVEGRDTVVFAAQPSVPVTREDRAYVLRRLIEHARLHPRREVLLKLRSKVGEQTTHVEEFPYQRLAEKVPGGLPSNFRLVYGNMGDVLDGTDLLVTVSSTAALEALHRRIPTAILTDLGIREPLGNHHFVGSGCLASFDHLDSGQKPRADAVWADRQGVAADGSYAAAFDQARARVATLLDDPALPPIAPYYTRTTAPGYLPQLLARHRLDPDGRPLAPGAAPAGSSGMRRAVRQAVRGAARGAYRHGVQRVAPVIRRMGEL
- a CDS encoding acylneuraminate cytidylyltransferase, with protein sequence MTVLAVIPARGGSKGVPAKNLAQVGGVPLVVRAVRACRASRKVTDVVVSTDDPAIADAARAAGAEIVLRPAAIAGDTATSEAAVLHAMDAFEAMRAVTVDVVLLVQCTSPFITAEDMDGVAGAITDEGADTALTVAPTHGFIWREGGATSAEVDGYGVNHDKSNRPRRQDRPQEYLETGAAYAMRADGFREVGHRFFGRTKLVETDAARVLEIDDPHDLARSRALAPLLDPAVLPGLQDVDAVVLDFDGTQTDDKVYVDSEGREMVAVHRGDGLGVAALRKSGLELLVLSTEQNPVVAARARKLKVPVLHGIDRKDLALKQWCDEHGVTPERVLYVGNDVNDLPCFGLVGWPVAVASAHDAVRAAARAVTTTPGGEGAIREIAGWLLGPGLHVPAPHLPPTHAHN